From the genome of Spinacia oleracea cultivar Varoflay chromosome 2, BTI_SOV_V1, whole genome shotgun sequence, one region includes:
- the LOC110790933 gene encoding uncharacterized protein, protein MPEDELINPTRIHKSKFVLYSNCLCPLLSIFLDSLKIIFLHNPKLFFTLYIFTTLPLSLLLTSASVSAAPRFLKSHIARLEWLEDVVPIWMEAANIRDESRADSSRLLRRKLLHGVPVFVLSLIALVTIVISTHVGLRRKKKVTLKAALSAVKVMWAPPLLTCLVNFIVWVGWGHLDPIVNKFAVHYPPLTAAQVAVEVYMMSVFGLALVVSVVEARAGFEAVWVGWVLMKGRRLCGWVLAGLILLISGFIGKQMIGVINGEDLGIQNGGYTWTVEMRFGSMVGLVVLLGWLLLWSYVIFAVFYFDCRKRNVIREEEQLDILDDDFDL, encoded by the coding sequence ATGCCAGAAGATGAACTAATTAACCCAACTAGAATTCATAAATCCAAATTCGTACTATATTCCAACTGTTTATGTCCGTTATTGTCTATTTTCCTAGATTCGTTGAAGATCATCTTCTTACACAATCCTAAACTCTTTTTCACTCTTTACATATTCACCACCCtcccactctctctcctccttactTCCGCCTCCGTCTCCGCCGCCCCACGCTTCCTCAAATCCCACATCGCCCGCCTCGAGTGGCTCGAAGATGTCGTCCCTATCTGGATGGAAGCTGCCAATATCCGGGACGAGTCGCGGGCGGACTCGAGCAGGCTCCTCCGCCGGAAGCTCCTTCACGGCGTCCCCGTCTTTGTACTTTCGCTAATTGCTTTGGTCACGATAGTGATTTCAACTCACGTTGGACTCCGCCGGAAAAAGAAGGTGACCTTGAAGGCAGCGCTGTCTGCCGTCAAGGTCATGTGGGCCCCACCCCTGCTTACCTGTTTAGTTAACTTCATCGTCTGGGTGGGGTGGGGCCATTTAGATCCCATCGTGAACAAATTCGCCGTCCATTATCCTCCCTTGACGGCGGCACAAGTGGCGGTGGAGGTGTATATGATGTCCGTGTTTGGACTCGCGCTCGTTGTATCCGTGGTCGAAGCCCGGGCCGGTTTTGAAGCAGTGTGGGTCGGATGGGTTTTAATGAAGGGGAGGAGACTTTGCGGGTGGGTTTTGGCGGGCTTGATATTGTTGATATCCGGATTTATTGGGAAACAAATGATTGGTGTAATTAACggtgaagatttggggattcaGAATGGAGGGTATACGTGGACGGTGGAGATGAGGTTTGGAAGTATGGTTGGATTGGTGGTTTTGTTAGGGtggttattgttgtggagtTATGTAATATTCGCGGTATTTTATTTTGATTGTAGGAAAAGAAATGTAATTAGAGAAGAAGAACAATTAGATAttcttgatgatgattttgaccTTTAA
- the LOC130467358 gene encoding uncharacterized protein: MGQRLSVATHLTAFPTNNYSTSFFSFEIHHDKVALYLNSGRNNDNYYKYSYWEFYSSQTRNITYIELASKGLEFFYDKYENFTQILSPYQEPVRFLSLDNDTGNLGLYDYSPYKDKFKASFQVLNTTCDLPLACSSYGICTFSKTCSCIRLLTRDQDTTNDDCNEGLFIGNLCGKGLRGDSSSLQHIAGCLVQK; encoded by the coding sequence ATGGGGCAGAGACTAAGTGTAGCTACTCACCTGACCGCATTTCCTACTAACAACTACTCCACCTCATTCTTTTCATTTGAGATTCACCATGACAAGGTTGCTCTCTACTTGAATTCAGGTAGAAACAATGACAACTACTACAAGTACTCATACTGGGAATTCTATTCTTCCCAGACCAGAAATATCACCTACATCGAGCTAGCTTCCAAGGGTTTGGAGTTTTTTTATGACAAATACGAAAACTTCACACAAATTTTGTCGCCATACCAAGAACCAGTACGTTTTTTATCCCTAGATAATGACACAGGAAACCTCGGTCTGTACGACTACTCTCCCTACAAGGATAAGTTCAAGGCATCATTTCAAGTCCTAAATACTACTTGTGATCTTCCTCTGGCTTGTTCTTCTTATGGGATTTGCACATTTTCTAAGACTTGTTCGTGTATAAGATTGTTAACAAGGGATCAAGATACTACAAACGACGATTGCAATGAAGGGCTTTTTATAGGAAATTTGTGTGGAAAAGGATTAAGGGGAGATAGCTCGAGTTTGCAACATATTGCAGGATGTCTTGTACAAAAATAA